From Melospiza melodia melodia isolate bMelMel2 chromosome 2, bMelMel2.pri, whole genome shotgun sequence:
ttttaatgtgAAAGATCTCTGATATATTTCACACATAACACTGAGGAAAGGTGGTTAAAAACACTCAGCAAAACAGGAGACAGACGCGCCTCTGTGCCAGTGAGTGGATAACAGCCTTGTTTTCCTGATCCTCAGTCTCCCGGAGAAAGAGGTATAGTAAAAGTGTAGCTGGATCCGACACCCCcaccttctcctttttttttttttttttttttcccttctttcttccctccttcctttccaAAATATAAATCTGATTAATTTCTTTCCTGTCTATAGAGTGAGTCAGAGAAGCGTTAGGAAGAAGCTGCAACTAATGTCTGTGAAGGGAGGAACATGAGGCGATAGTGAATGTGATTTGTTCCGCTGGATCTGACTCATCCAAGCAGATTGAAACACCTGCATTTCTGGATTTGCCATTCATTTATTTCAGGTTGTTAAAAGAACCTGAAATAATATTTTGCTATCCTTCCCCAGTATTTACCTATACACTGTATCACTAGGAAAGGTGTATATCAGAGAGGGGCAACGCATCTGGCATTGCTGCCGCTCTTCTCCCCTGTACCAAGATGCTCAGAGAGACTGTTAAAGCTTTGAAAGGACTGCAAAAAACGCATCACAGTGATCGCGGAACTGTATAGGTTTTAATATACGCGAATTAATCGATTAAAAGATCGCCCACTTTATTCATCGCCAGGAttgtttttcctcctcttctcaccTCCCCTAAATGAAGAGGGCTAGGCGGCAGTGTCATTGGAAGGAGACgctgaatagaaagaaaagagaggcaCTTGATAGCGCAGCCCTGTGAATACAGAGACTGTTTCCCTTTCAGCGAGactaagaaaaagagagagagagagtgtgtgtgtgtgtgtggtggctTCTCTTTCTTCCCCCGCCCTCCCACCCcctctcctgcttttttttttttttttttttttttttttttttccaaatctatgCGTCCAGCCATGGGTTGCCTGTTGCTTTCCTCTCGGCTGGAGAGAAAAGCAAACTGGAATTAAACTGCATCGAGAAAAGTGCAGCTCTTCAGACACGCATACGCACACACGCATAGATACACGGAGAgaaaggatgtggtggtggcggCGGCTACTGGCCTGTCTTAAAGAAACCCAAGCGTGCTGCTGATTGAGCTTTCTCTCAAAATACATATTTACTGCTAGTGACGAAGGTGAACTGGTGGGTTTCTTaattttttcaccccaaaacgaCGGGTGGGAGGCTGGTAGTAAAGGGGGAGGAAGGAAGCTATAAATCCGAACACTAGTTTTTGCGGGCGGGGGcggagtggtttgggttttgggctttttttttaatgtgttttgttTTCCCCTCTTGCCCTGCAATCCTCATTCCCTCTCCCTCTGATTCGGGAAGGAAACAGTGACCCAGGGTGTACGAGACAGAGAGGGGGGAAATACCGACGGCAGCGAGATGCAGCTCTCCGCCGCAAGCAATGCAAGATTAGATCTCTAAATGCAGCAAAACACTCCCTGAAAACCAACAACCCCGCGGTGCAATCAGACATTTCACTGCCGCTCACTGCACACGAAGAGGGCTTCAACAACAAgctgagactttttttttttcccttctgtctcTCTCCTACCCCTCCACTCCATCAATCGCATCACAAGCGATGAGTAGCAAATAAGCTTTTTTACCTCTGCTACAGACCTGTGACCATCCCCTTCttctatgtatatataaatacacatattTAAGAAATATTTCTGATCGTTTTTAGAACCACAACCACTGTCGCcggtttttttattattgttattatttttattattctttgtACATCTGCGGGGATTCAAGGGTCGGGAACACATCGCCTGCCCGGAGGAGAAGATCTTTtgcaaattttctgatttttgaaACCCTCCCACTGCCGAAGTTGGACAGACGAAGTAACTGTGAGGGGACTGTAAGCACGGCAAGCTCTTGCTGAAACGCTGCCGAAgctgctccctcccctcccccgacCCCCCCGATTGCTCCCTCCCTCTGAGCTACATGGTCTATTTGCTGCCTCTCATCCTGTGTCTCTGCAGATGTTTTAGAGCAACAGGTTCAGGAACTTGAAATATAGGGGTGGggaaagagaaggggaaaaaaaaatcaaaaccaaaaaggaaggaaagagagaGCCGTCAGAGGAGGAAGGGCAACCCCAGCGCAGGAGGCAAAGAAGACGGGGACAACCCTGGTCGTCGCTGCTGCTCCTGCCGCCCCCACCCCTGCTCGGGGATGTACCTTTCCATTTGTTGCTTCTTCTTCTGCTGGGCTCCCGCCCTGTCGCTGAAGAACCTGAATTACTCGGTGCCGGAGGAGCAGGGAGCGGGCACGGTCATCGGGAACATCGGGCGCGATGCGCGGCTGGCGGCAGGCGCGCCGGGAGGCGGGATGCTGCCCGCGGAGCGCGGCGTtcccggcggcggccccgggggcgGCCGCGGCCCCAAGTCCACCTTCCGGGTGCTGGAGAATTCAGCCCCGCACCTCCTGGACGTGGACGGGGAGAGCGGGCTGCTCTACACCAAGCAGCGCATTGACCGCGAGGCGCTGTGCCGGCGCAGCGCCAAGTGCCAGCTGTCCCTCGAGGTGTTCGCCAATGACCAGGAGATCTGCATGATCAAAGTGGAGATTCAGGACCTGAACGACAACGCGCCATCATTCCCCTCTGACCAAGTGGACATGGACATCTCCGAAAATGCTGCACCAGGCACCCGCTTCCCCCTCACCAGCGCCCACGACCCAGACGCTGGGGACAATGGTCTGCGCACCTACCTGCTCACTCGTGACGACTACGGCCTCTTCTCCCTCGATGTGAAGTCCCGTGGTGATGGCACAAAGTTTCCGGAGCTGGTCATCCAGAAGCCACTAGACCGCGAGGAGCAGAGTCACCACACCCTGGTGCTGACGGCATTGGACGGTGGTGACCCACCGCGCTCAGGCACGGTGCAGATCAATGTGCGCCTCATTGACTCCAATGACAACAGCCCCATCTTTGAGGCAGCCTCCTATGTGGTAGAGCTGCCAGAGAACGCGCCGCTAGGCACGGCAGTCATCGACCTCAATGCCACTGATGCCGATGAGGGTACCAATGGAGAGGTGCTCTACTCCTTCAGTGGCTACGCACCTGAGCGCGTCCGTGACCTGTTTAGCATCGACCCACAGAGCGGCCTCATCCGTGTCAAGGGCAACCTGGACTATGAGGAGAGTGGCCTCATTGAGATTGATGTCCAAGCTCGggacctggggccaaatcccatccctgCTCACTGCAAGGTCACTGTCCGCCTCATCGACCGCAACGACAATGCTCCCACCATTGGCTTTGTCTCCGTTCGCCAGGGAGCTCTGAGTGAGGCTGCCCCACCAGGCACTGTCATTGCCCTGGTGCGGGTCACCGACCGAGACTCAGGCAAGAACGGACAGCTCCAGTGCCGGGTGCTGGGCGGTGGCGGCGGGCCTGGTGCCGTTCCTTTCACCCTGGAGGAGAACTATGACAACTTCTACACTGTGGTCACCGACCGACCCCTGGACCGTGAGACGCAGGATGAGTACAATGTGACCATCGTGGCACGTGATGGGGGCAATCCCCCACTTAACTCCACCAAGTCATTTTCTGTCCGGATCCTTGACGAGAATGACAACCCACCCCGCTTCAGCAAGAATCTTTATGTGTTGCAGGTGCCTGAGAACAACATCCCTGGAGAGTATCTGGGCTCAGTCTTGGCCCAGGATCCTGACTTAGGCCAAAATGGGACAGTGTCTTACTCCATTCTGCCTGGGCATGTGGGAGATGTCTCCATCTACACCTATGTCTCTGTCAACCCCACAAATGGTGCTATTTACGCTCTGAGGAGCTTCAATTATGAGCAGACAAAGCACTTTGAGTTCCGCGTGCTGGCCAAAGACTCGGGTTCACCCCACCGTGAAAGCAATGCCACAGTGCGTGTCACCGTGCTCGATGTCAACGATAACGCACCCCTCATTGTCCTGCCCGCCCTCATCAACGACACTGCTGAGCTGCAGGTGCCACGCAATGCTGGGGTGGGCTACCCCGTGGGCACCGTCCGCGCCCTGGACAGTGACTTTGGGGAGAGTGGGCGCCTGACGTATGAAATTGTGGAAGGCAATGAGGAGCACCTCTTTGAGATGGACCCCACCAGTGGTGAGATACGCACCTTGCACCCCTACTGGGAGGAGCTCAGCCCTGTGGCTGAACTGGTGGTAAAAGTCAGTGACCATGGCAAGCCCAGCCTCTCTGCTGTGGCCAAGCTCATAGTCAGGGCCTTGGCGGGGCCCCTGCCCGAGGCTGGCGAGCCGCAGGTGAACGGCGAGCAGCATCGGCGGCCGCACTGGGACTTGTCGCTGCCGCTGATTGTGACACTGAGCACTGTCTCCATCATCTTGCTGGCTGCCATGATCACTATTGCTGTGAAGTGCAAGCGAGAGAACAAGGAGATCCGCACCTATAATTG
This genomic window contains:
- the PCDH17 gene encoding protocadherin-17 isoform X1; translation: MYLSICCFFFCWAPALSLKNLNYSVPEEQGAGTVIGNIGRDARLAAGAPGGGMLPAERGVPGGGPGGGRGPKSTFRVLENSAPHLLDVDGESGLLYTKQRIDREALCRRSAKCQLSLEVFANDQEICMIKVEIQDLNDNAPSFPSDQVDMDISENAAPGTRFPLTSAHDPDAGDNGLRTYLLTRDDYGLFSLDVKSRGDGTKFPELVIQKPLDREEQSHHTLVLTALDGGDPPRSGTVQINVRLIDSNDNSPIFEAASYVVELPENAPLGTAVIDLNATDADEGTNGEVLYSFSGYAPERVRDLFSIDPQSGLIRVKGNLDYEESGLIEIDVQARDLGPNPIPAHCKVTVRLIDRNDNAPTIGFVSVRQGALSEAAPPGTVIALVRVTDRDSGKNGQLQCRVLGGGGGPGAVPFTLEENYDNFYTVVTDRPLDRETQDEYNVTIVARDGGNPPLNSTKSFSVRILDENDNPPRFSKNLYVLQVPENNIPGEYLGSVLAQDPDLGQNGTVSYSILPGHVGDVSIYTYVSVNPTNGAIYALRSFNYEQTKHFEFRVLAKDSGSPHRESNATVRVTVLDVNDNAPLIVLPALINDTAELQVPRNAGVGYPVGTVRALDSDFGESGRLTYEIVEGNEEHLFEMDPTSGEIRTLHPYWEELSPVAELVVKVSDHGKPSLSAVAKLIVRALAGPLPEAGEPQVNGEQHRRPHWDLSLPLIVTLSTVSIILLAAMITIAVKCKRENKEIRTYNCRIAEYSHPQLGGGGGSGGGGGGSGSGGGKGKKKKISKNDIMLVPSEGEDSRGPLNVMNVVSSPSLATSPMYFDYQTRLPLSSPRSEVMYLKPASNNLTVPQGHVGCHTSFTGQGTNASEAPPSRMSIIQTDNFPAEPNYMGSRQQFVQSSSTFKDPERASLRDSGHGDSDQADSDQDTNKGSCCDMSVREALKMKTTSTKSQPLEQEQQGRGQRPIVGICGPARCEDGKFSEQEECVNCTDECRVLGHSDRCWMPQFPAASQAENADYRTNLFVPTVEANVETETYETVNPTGKKTFCTFGKDKREHTILIANVKPYLKAKRALSPLLQEVPSASSSPTKTCIEPCTSTKGPLDGCEVKSGALAEPSSQYLSTDSQYLSPSKQSKDSSFIASDQMARAFADVHSRVSRDSSEMDSVLEQLDRSARDLGRESVDAEEVVREIDKLLQDCRGSDPVAVRK
- the PCDH17 gene encoding protocadherin-17 isoform X4, with product MYLSICCFFFCWAPALSLKNLNYSVPEEQGAGTVIGNIGRDARLAAGAPGGGMLPAERGVPGGGPGGGRGPKSTFRVLENSAPHLLDVDGESGLLYTKQRIDREALCRRSAKCQLSLEVFANDQEICMIKVEIQDLNDNAPSFPSDQVDMDISENAAPGTRFPLTSAHDPDAGDNGLRTYLLTRDDYGLFSLDVKSRGDGTKFPELVIQKPLDREEQSHHTLVLTALDGGDPPRSGTVQINVRLIDSNDNSPIFEAASYVVELPENAPLGTAVIDLNATDADEGTNGEVLYSFSGYAPERVRDLFSIDPQSGLIRVKGNLDYEESGLIEIDVQARDLGPNPIPAHCKVTVRLIDRNDNAPTIGFVSVRQGALSEAAPPGTVIALVRVTDRDSGKNGQLQCRVLGGGGGPGAVPFTLEENYDNFYTVVTDRPLDRETQDEYNVTIVARDGGNPPLNSTKSFSVRILDENDNPPRFSKNLYVLQVPENNIPGEYLGSVLAQDPDLGQNGTVSYSILPGHVGDVSIYTYVSVNPTNGAIYALRSFNYEQTKHFEFRVLAKDSGSPHRESNATVRVTVLDVNDNAPLIVLPALINDTAELQVPRNAGVGYPVGTVRALDSDFGESGRLTYEIVEGNEEHLFEMDPTSGEIRTLHPYWEELSPVAELVVKVSDHGKPSLSAVAKLIVRALAGPLPEAGEPQVNGEQHRRPHWDLSLPLIVTLSTVSIILLAAMITIAVKCKRENKEIRTYNCRIAEYSHPQLGGGGGSGGGGGGSGSGGGKGKKKKISKNDIMLVPSEGEDSRGPLNVMNVVSSPSLATSPMYFDYQTRLPLSSPRSEVMYLKPASNNLTVPQGHVGCHTSFTGQGTNASEAPPSRMSIIQTDNFPAEPNYMGSRQQFVQSSSTFKDPERASLRDSGHGDSDQADSDQDTNKGSCCDMSVREALKMKTTSTKSQPLEQGLICLQNSKAEAKDPLLGSVDQPAVRMENFQSKKNVLTAQMNAECLVILTGVGCHSSLQPVRLRMQIIAQISLYPQLKLTLRLRHMKL
- the PCDH17 gene encoding protocadherin-17 isoform X2, with the protein product MYLSICCFFFCWAPALSLKNLNYSVPEEQGAGTVIGNIGRDARLAAGAPGGGMLPAERGVPGGGPGGGRGPKSTFRVLENSAPHLLDVDGESGLLYTKQRIDREALCRRSAKCQLSLEVFANDQEICMIKVEIQDLNDNAPSFPSDQVDMDISENAAPGTRFPLTSAHDPDAGDNGLRTYLLTRDDYGLFSLDVKSRGDGTKFPELVIQKPLDREEQSHHTLVLTALDGGDPPRSGTVQINVRLIDSNDNSPIFEAASYVVELPENAPLGTAVIDLNATDADEGTNGEVLYSFSGYAPERVRDLFSIDPQSGLIRVKGNLDYEESGLIEIDVQARDLGPNPIPAHCKVTVRLIDRNDNAPTIGFVSVRQGALSEAAPPGTVIALVRVTDRDSGKNGQLQCRVLGGGGGPGAVPFTLEENYDNFYTVVTDRPLDRETQDEYNVTIVARDGGNPPLNSTKSFSVRILDENDNPPRFSKNLYVLQVPENNIPGEYLGSVLAQDPDLGQNGTVSYSILPGHVGDVSIYTYVSVNPTNGAIYALRSFNYEQTKHFEFRVLAKDSGSPHRESNATVRVTVLDVNDNAPLIVLPALINDTAELQVPRNAGVGYPVGTVRALDSDFGESGRLTYEIVEGNEEHLFEMDPTSGEIRTLHPYWEELSPVAELVVKVSDHGKPSLSAVAKLIVRALAGPLPEAGEPQVNGEQHRRPHWDLSLPLIVTLSTVSIILLAAMITIAVKCKRENKEIRTYNCRIAEYSHPQLGGGGGSGGGGGGSGSGGGKGKKKKISKNDIMLVPSEGEDSRGPLNVMNVVSSPSLATSPMYFDYQTRLPLSSPRSEVMYLKPASNNLTVPQGHVGCHTSFTGQGTNASEAPPSRMSIIQTDNFPAEPNYMGSRQQFVQSSTFKDPERASLRDSGHGDSDQADSDQDTNKGSCCDMSVREALKMKTTSTKSQPLEQEQQGRGQRPIVGICGPARCEDGKFSEQEECVNCTDECRVLGHSDRCWMPQFPAASQAENADYRTNLFVPTVEANVETETYETVNPTGKKTFCTFGKDKREHTILIANVKPYLKAKRALSPLLQEVPSASSSPTKTCIEPCTSTKGPLDGCEVKSGALAEPSSQYLSTDSQYLSPSKQSKDSSFIASDQMARAFADVHSRVSRDSSEMDSVLEQLDRSARDLGRESVDAEEVVREIDKLLQDCRGSDPVAVRK
- the PCDH17 gene encoding protocadherin-17 isoform X3; its protein translation is MYLSICCFFFCWAPALSLKNLNYSVPEEQGAGTVIGNIGRDARLAAGAPGGGMLPAERGVPGGGPGGGRGPKSTFRVLENSAPHLLDVDGESGLLYTKQRIDREALCRRSAKCQLSLEVFANDQEICMIKVEIQDLNDNAPSFPSDQVDMDISENAAPGTRFPLTSAHDPDAGDNGLRTYLLTRDDYGLFSLDVKSRGDGTKFPELVIQKPLDREEQSHHTLVLTALDGGDPPRSGTVQINVRLIDSNDNSPIFEAASYVVELPENAPLGTAVIDLNATDADEGTNGEVLYSFSGYAPERVRDLFSIDPQSGLIRVKGNLDYEESGLIEIDVQARDLGPNPIPAHCKVTVRLIDRNDNAPTIGFVSVRQGALSEAAPPGTVIALVRVTDRDSGKNGQLQCRVLGGGGGPGAVPFTLEENYDNFYTVVTDRPLDRETQDEYNVTIVARDGGNPPLNSTKSFSVRILDENDNPPRFSKNLYVLQVPENNIPGEYLGSVLAQDPDLGQNGTVSYSILPGHVGDVSIYTYVSVNPTNGAIYALRSFNYEQTKHFEFRVLAKDSGSPHRESNATVRVTVLDVNDNAPLIVLPALINDTAELQVPRNAGVGYPVGTVRALDSDFGESGRLTYEIVEGNEEHLFEMDPTSGEIRTLHPYWEELSPVAELVVKVSDHGKPSLSAVAKLIVRALAGPLPEAGEPQVNGEQHRRPHWDLSLPLIVTLSTVSIILLAAMITIAVKCKRENKEIRTYNCRIAEYSHPQLGGGGGSGGGGGGSGSGGGKGKKKKISKNDIMLVPSEGEDSRGPLNVMNVVSSPSLATSPMYFDYQTRLPLSSPRSEVMYLKPASNNLTVPQGHVGCHTSFTGQGTNASEAPPSRMSIIQTDNFPAEPNYMGSRQQFVQSSSTFKDPERASLRDSGHGDSDQADSDQDTNKGSCCDMSVREALKMKTTSTKSQPLEQEQEECVNCTDECRVLGHSDRCWMPQFPAASQAENADYRTNLFVPTVEANVETETYETVNPTGKKTFCTFGKDKREHTILIANVKPYLKAKRALSPLLQEVPSASSSPTKTCIEPCTSTKGPLDGCEVKSGALAEPSSQYLSTDSQYLSPSKQSKDSSFIASDQMARAFADVHSRVSRDSSEMDSVLEQLDRSARDLGRESVDAEEVVREIDKLLQDCRGSDPVAVRK